Proteins encoded in a region of the Streptomyces sp. NBC_01471 genome:
- a CDS encoding TIGR03086 family metal-binding protein gives MNTNENENENEDEDEHTNGNGNGNGIPGIPRASGAAPISELLAAAAAQALPVVRGIGDDQLADRTPCAEYDVRALVNHLIHVLVNFQALAARKDVDFGTEPEYMVGDWRRRFGEETGALVTAWAAPGAEEGTAGAMNLPARTVGHMVLGDLTVHAWDLARATGQGFAPEPSVIEEILPALADMAPMARAGGVFGEPVPVAAGASAFDQVLAVTGRDPRWSR, from the coding sequence ATGAACACGAACGAGAACGAGAACGAGAACGAGGACGAGGACGAGCACACGAACGGGAACGGAAACGGGAACGGAATCCCCGGAATCCCCAGGGCTTCCGGAGCGGCCCCGATCAGCGAGCTGCTCGCCGCCGCCGCCGCGCAGGCGCTCCCCGTGGTCCGCGGGATCGGGGACGACCAGCTCGCGGACCGTACGCCGTGCGCCGAGTACGACGTACGCGCGCTGGTCAACCACCTCATCCATGTCCTGGTGAACTTCCAGGCGCTGGCCGCCCGCAAGGACGTGGATTTCGGTACGGAGCCGGAGTACATGGTGGGCGACTGGCGGCGCAGGTTCGGCGAGGAGACCGGGGCTCTCGTCACCGCGTGGGCCGCGCCCGGCGCGGAGGAGGGCACGGCGGGTGCCATGAATCTGCCCGCCAGGACGGTCGGCCACATGGTGCTCGGCGATCTGACCGTGCACGCCTGGGACCTGGCCCGCGCGACCGGCCAGGGGTTCGCGCCGGAGCCGTCCGTGATCGAGGAGATCCTGCCCGCGCTCGCGGACATGGCCCCGATGGCCCGGGCCGGGGGCGTCTTCGGCGAGCCGGTGCCGGTGGCGGCCGGGGCATCCGCGTTCGACCAGGTGCTCGCCGTCACCGGCCGCGATCCGCGCTGGAGCCGTTAG
- a CDS encoding DUF6597 domain-containing transcriptional factor encodes MSGPLPGPQPGPRRDTRGIVDAPELFARVRFRRRAPAPALRPYLEHYWLIDWDLAEPHVSRVVPHPSVNIVFQRFGDSPAFGEVAGVGLGLFTQTLTGVGAVCGIQFRPGGFRPFVPDRPVAEWTGRRVPLPEVFPDSAAWPADILTPSDEDARVAALDRFLLSPAPEPDPQADRAMALVDRVRTDRTMRRVEELATGEGVSARSLQRLFTSYVGVSPKWVILRYRIHEALERAEEDKAVDWAALAAELGYSDQAHLTRDFTATIGVTPAAYGAAPRP; translated from the coding sequence ATGTCAGGTCCGCTGCCCGGCCCGCAGCCCGGCCCACGGCGCGATACCAGGGGCATCGTCGATGCCCCCGAGCTCTTCGCCCGCGTCCGGTTCCGCCGCCGCGCACCGGCGCCCGCGCTCCGTCCGTATCTGGAGCACTACTGGCTGATCGACTGGGACCTGGCCGAACCGCACGTGTCCCGTGTCGTACCGCACCCCTCGGTGAACATCGTCTTCCAGCGCTTCGGCGACTCGCCCGCGTTCGGCGAGGTCGCGGGCGTCGGGCTCGGTCTGTTCACCCAGACGCTGACCGGGGTGGGCGCGGTGTGCGGCATCCAGTTCCGGCCCGGCGGTTTCCGGCCCTTCGTACCGGACCGTCCGGTGGCGGAGTGGACCGGACGCCGTGTCCCGCTGCCCGAGGTTTTTCCTGATTCGGCCGCCTGGCCGGCGGACATCCTCACACCGTCCGACGAGGACGCGCGGGTGGCCGCGCTGGACCGCTTCCTGCTGTCGCCGGCTCCCGAGCCCGACCCGCAGGCGGACCGGGCGATGGCTCTGGTGGACCGGGTGCGTACGGACCGTACGATGCGCCGGGTCGAGGAGCTGGCCACCGGGGAAGGCGTATCGGCGCGCTCCCTGCAACGGCTCTTCACCTCGTACGTCGGCGTGAGCCCCAAATGGGTGATCCTGCGCTATCGCATCCATGAGGCCCTGGAGCGCGCGGAGGAGGACAAGGCGGTCGACTGGGCGGCGCTCGCCGCCGAACTGGGCTACAGCGACCAGGCGCACCTCACGCGCGACTTCACCGCGACGATCGGCGTCACCCCGGCGGCGTACGGCGCCGCGCCCAGGCCGTAG